TCTTGGCCGTCTTCCAGCCGCCCAGCTCACACAGCACCTTGAGCGGCTGGTCCAGCAGATTTCGGACGGCCCGAATCACGGTAGGAGATCATGTAAGTTCATACAGGACTGCACGATCCGCCACTCCTACAATTGGGCTGCGGCCTGTTTTCGCCGTGTGGGAATTGCGGGAGAATCGCCATCAAGTAGCGGGAATTTGCGGGCATCGAGACGGACATTGCACAGCTACCCTTCCGATGCCGCCGCATACCGCCGCAACACCTCCATGCCCTGTTCCTTCAGGCCGTTCAGGTTGCGGGTGAGGACGGCATCGGCCTTGCCCTCCAGCGACAGCCGGTAAGGATCCGAAGGCGTCATCGGGGGAATGCTCCCGCCAGCCAACTTGATGAGGGCGCGATAGGGGACGCCCTCCCTCCGGAGCCGTTCGAGTCCGCTGGCCGCGAACAGTCCCTCCCGGGCCTCGAAGATGTGCGCGCTATGAAGGAGAATCCGGCGAGCTTCCTCGCGGAGGCCACGAAGCTTGGCCCTCCGCATTCGATGCGAGACCGCGGTGGCCTCCTCTTCCACGCGGGCACGGGCTTGGCGGAGCACAGCAGAAGCGCGCTGTCCTTCGGAATCGGACCAATTGGCATCCTGCTTGCTGGCGGCCTGTTCGTACTCTTCAAACGTCGCGGCCCGGTAGACGCCACTCTTCTCCTTGACTACGCACACGGCGACCGGTGGCGAGCCGGAGTCGTGCAGCACGAGGGCCGCCCCGGCTTCGGCGGGCGAGGGATCGGCGGACTCGTCGCCGGACGGCTCGGCGACTTCGAGCAGCAGGTCATCGAAGGTGGGGTTCCCGTAGGTGAGCAGTTCCACCGAGGACGGGTGACGGTCGAAGACGGGCGGCCTGAAGGTGACCGCACGGTTGTTCGGGTCGGGGTGGAGCCAGTAGGCCCCATCAATCGTTTCGTGGGGCTGGAGCCGGTGTCTCGTCCACTCGGAGTTCAGGAAGAGGCGTTCGATGTCGGCGAGGGTCACGGGGCTCGCCGACTCGACGGATGCCGGGACGCTGTGGTCCACCAGTTCGTCCAGGTCGATGGCCGTCCGGTCCCGGGATCCAGCCTGCGATTCGAGTTCGGAAACGGTGTCTCCGAAGGCGGCATCCCGCTCGTCCCGCTCCATCATCGCCAGCTTCCCGATCGCCCGTCCCACGTTGTGCAGGATGGGCTGGAGCGTCCCGACCACGTCCTCGAACCAGTCGATCCGGGCGCTGAGCCGTTCGTAGACCTTCGCTTCGACGGTGTCCTTGAAGAAGTAGTTGTGGACATGAACCTCATCGTGGCGCTGGCCGATCCGGTCGATGCGACCGATTCTCTGCTCGACCCTCATGGGGTTCCACGGCATGTCGTAGTTGATGAGAACCCCGCAGGTCTGGAGGTTGAGGCCCTCGCTTGCCGACTCGGTGCATAGCAGCAGCCTGATGGTCTCTCCCTTGCGGAACTCCTCCTTGATCGCCTCCTTGCTCCGGAGAATCCAGCGCTCGCCGTCCCACGACTCGCCGCCCCGCCCCGAATAGCACGCGACGCCCGACCCGTAGACGGCGCGGAGGCTGTCGCGCAGGTAGTCCATGGTGTCGGTGTATTGGGTGAAGAGGATCGCGGAGTCGCGCGACAGGAAGATCCGCCCCAACTGTCCTTTGAGGAACTCCAGCTTCGAGTCGACGGTGAGGGCTTCGAGCTCGCCGATGAAGTCGTCCAGGTATTCGAGTTCGATCCGGCGGGCTTCGGCATCCGGTGCGGCCAAGTCCTCCGCCGCATCGAGCCCGAGGTCGTCCTGTTCGAGGTCCTCTTCGGAGAGCGCGCCGGAGACCTCGGCGTCCGGATCCATGAGGAATCCACGCCGCCGCCCCAGGCTCGCCCGCGCGGCATGGAACGAACTTGTAAGGCGGCGGCGGTACACCGTCATGACGAATCCGAGTCCCTTTCGCCGTTCCTCGTAGAGCCGGTAGAAGTGGGAGATGTACTCCTCGATGCGGTCGTAGAGGTCCTGCTCGACCGGCGTGAAGGCGATCCATTCGTTCGTCGGGTTTCGCTTGGGAACCCGTTCGGCCAGAATCCCGCGCTCCCTGTACCGGTGCAGGAGTCCGCGCCCGTTGCGCCAGACGAAGGTCCGGATCGGCGTATGGTGCCGGACCATCTGGCCCAGGATATGCCGGGCGGCCGGATCGAGAGCCTTGACCTTCGCGGGGGCCTTGATGGTCTTGGGAAGGTCCTTGACGGCGTTCCAAGACACCGGTCCCAGTCTGCGCGAAGCCATCTCCTCGAACGCGGGATCGAGCCGCCCCCCGGTGTCGAAATAGTCCCGCGTCATCTCCAGAAGAAACGGCCAATCCCTCTGGCCGGGAGGCGTTCGGAGTTGCTCGAAGAACCGGAGGAAGTAGTCCTCCCCCGCCCCCCAGCGGCCCTCCAGTCCGAGCAGCTTCAGAAGATCCCAGACCTCGACGGGATCCACCTGCATGGGCGTGGCGGTCAGGAGATAGAGGCAGCGGGTCCGGTCCTTGATGCCCGGTCCTTCCCGTGTTCCCGAGAGCAGTTGCAACAGGTGGTTGTGCCGCGGGGTACGGGTCCCGAACTCCCTGCGGCGGGCGTGATGCGCTTCGTCCACGAGCACGAGGTCCCATACCGGCTTCAGCACTTCTTCACGCCGGTCCCTGCGCTTGGCAAGCTGGCTGGACGCGATCAAATGGTCCGCCTGCTCCCAAGGGGAGCCGGTGAGGGGCGTTTCGCCGCCGTGAACGTCGATGAGCGTCCCCCGTTCGTAGCGGGGGAAGTTCAGCGCGCACTTCTCCCAGAGTTCCTCCTGCCACTGCCGCACGACGCTGGCGGGTGCGAGGATCAGCGAACGGCGGACCCGCCCAGTGATGATGAGTTGGCGCAACGCCAGCCCGGCCTCGATCGTCTTGCCCAGCCCGACCTCGTCGCAGAAGAGGAAGCTCTTCGGAAACTGCTCGACCACGGCATCGATAACGCGGTTCTGGTGCGGCCATGGGGTGACGGCTGCGGTTTCGATCCCGATGCGCGACGCACCGGGCATGAACGGCGCGTGGCGCACGAAGCGGAAAGCCGTCCGCTCCTCCGGCGACGGTCGCCGTTCGAGGGGATCGACTATCCGGCGCTTGGCCGGTGCGCGCTTGATAAGGTTCTGGTGGACGGCCTCTGGCAGCGGAAGCGCGATCCAACCGGCATCCTGGCCACGCCAAAGGGACTCGAACCGGCGCTCAATCGGCGTGATGTAGCCCTCCAAGGCCGGGATCCGATGCTGTCCTTCCCCATGCTCCCAAGAGGTGAAGACCTGAAATGTCTCGTAGTTCTGCCGCCAACCTCTGAGGGATTCGTTGCTGCTGCCGCTGAACGCCAGCTTGTTGCCGGCCGCGTCCTCGAAGATCCCCTCTTTGGGGTGGTAGTACTCTTGGGAGTCCGGTCGCGGGATCGGGAGGTCATTGGCGCCCACGGGCAGCACGACCCGGATTTCCAGTCTCCCGCGCGCTACGAGCCAAGCCATGATTTCGAGCCGCGCCTCAAGATCCGATTCAAGGTCGCCCTCGTCCCGTTCAAGAGCGCCGAGCATGGCCCGCTCCGCGGCGTTTTCGACCGTCCCGCGCCGCGACTCGCCCCACATGATGGCGTTCACGTCGTCCGGCGAAAGATCGGCTCCGCAGAGCAGACGCATGGATCCGCCGTTCTCGACCAGCCTCGCCACGCCGGCGGCGGCCACGGCGAGCGCGGAGCTTGAGAAGTAGCCCGCCGAGCGGCGGTAGCGCACGCTTCGTTCCAGTGCGGGGAGGTAGAAGTCGTGCAGCCGGTCGTCCGATGCGCCGTAGGTGAGGCGGAACCGATGGGACGGGAGACTCAATACAACCCCGGGCCGGATGGCCTGTTGGTGGAGGGACGGCCTTGCTGACTGGTCGGCGAGAGCATCGTCAGCCGTCCGCCAGCGGCAGCGCCCCTTGCGTCACCTTGGCCTCTGGGTCTGGTGGTGCGTCGACATCCGGGAAGAATGCGAGCCGCAGACCGTCGAGCGCCCGCGCCTCGGGGCGGACGAGCTTGCCGTTCTTCTTGACCCGGGGAACAGCCCGGACAAGCGCCCGAACGAGCGACTCGAAGGTGGCGTCGCGGCGAAAGCCCGCCCTGTTCAAGAAACTCTCGGCGGCGTTCGCGCCCTCGTCGGCGTAGAGCAGCATGGCCGTGTGCGCCGCGTCGATCCAGACGCTGAACATGTCCGAATCGGGGTCCACCCGGCCCCTGCCGCGACGCGCGGACGGGGCCAGAAGCACGACGCTCGCCCCCTTCTTTCGGAGAAGCCTGTTCCCGGCCACGAGGTCCGATTCCAGATCCAAACCCAGCGCGAGCGCCAGCTTTCGCGCCTCGTCGCCCGGAAACTCGACGGCCTTGAAGGCGTCCCACGCCATCAGATACCAGTCGGTGACGGAATCGAAACGCGTGTCGCGTCCGAGCAGGCCGCGCTTGCGCAACTCGACGACCTCGGCGCGTGCAAGGTCAAGCGCGACATCCGGGCGAAGACGATTCGGTTCGCCCGTCTTCTCATCGACTTCGGAGGTGAGGACCGGCCACGACTCTGACAGGATGGCCAGTGTGGGGCCGAACGTGGCGATGTAGAGATCCACGCCGGAGATTCCCCGGCCCTGAAGCTCCTCGGCCGTCTCGCGGGCCGTCCGGCGCACCCGGCCCCGGATGTCGTCCCACCATGCGGGCTCGGTGGCTTGGGGCCGCTTGCGGCACGTCAGAAGTATCGTGCTCAGCGCGGCGTTCTTCTTCGCCTGATGAAGTCCGTGTTCGCTCTCGGTATGAACCGGCCATGACGAATGGATCGCGAACCCCGCCTCAAGCAGCGACATGGCGAGCGTGTCCCACGCCTCGACCTTCTTGTGGGTGAACATCACCGTCAGCACTCCATCGTCGGTCAGCACCCGCCGCGCCTCCCGGAAGGAGGCGGCCATCTTGCGCTCGTAGTCGGCGGCGGCAAGCTGCTTCTTCTTGCGGCCCATGCTGGCGAACCGGGCCGGGTTGGCGACCGCCTCGTCGTCCTTGTTCGCCAGATCGTCGGCGAACAGATCGGGGTGGACCCTCCCCAGCGTGCGCTTGAGCCAGACGTAGAAGAAGTCCGACAACTCGCCGTACATCACGTTGTCGTAGTAGGGCGGATCGGTGAGCACCACGTCGATGCTGCCGTCCGGGACATGGGAGAGGTCGGAGGCGGATGCCCGCGTCACTTTCACCGGGACGGGCGCCTCGGTCTGCTTGAAGATCCGGTGCGCGGGTTCGGCCAACTTCGCGATGCCCTTGTAGGCATCGCAGACCTGATCGAGCCCCCAAGGAAAGAGATTGCGGGAGGCGTCAAACTCGCCGTAGGTCCACTTGAAGGAGAAGTCGTGGCGGTCGAAGACGCCTCGCATGACCGCACGTCCGGTGTGCCAACTCGCAAGGTAGGAGTTGTAGTTCACCGCCTTGCTGAGGACCATCCCGAGGTAGGTGACGACGGCCTTCGCCCGGTCCTTCGGTAGTTCGCTCTCGATTTCGGGGGTCAGTTCGTGAAGGGCCTCGACGTAGCTGCACAGCGCGAGCAACTGCCGGGGCGAGAACATGTCCGACCAGGCGTACATCCCGTACCGACGAGGCTCGTCGCTCTTGAGCCCTGACGGAATTGCCTCGCCGGGCACCCACCCACGGGCGTCCCAGAGCGGTCGCTTCCGGGCAAGCTCTGCTTCGGCCATCTCGACGGCCTCCATGTCCTCGTCGTTCGGCGGCCTGTAGTCGAATCCGCCGCGCGGCTTCTTGATGGCGACGCAGTATAGTTGGGAGCCCATCCGTCCCGCCTGGGCCTCCGCCTTGATGTAGTCCCCTTCGATGGCTTGATCGCTCGCCCACGGAGAGCGGCCCGTGCCGCGCCGGACGGTGCCGTGAGCGGGATCGAATCCGCGCGGGCCGGTCCCGTCCTCGACATCGACAACGCGGAACGTGGCGCGATCCGCGTTCTCCTCGAAGGAGGGCAGGATGGCCTTGCCGCTCGCAACCGAGCGGGCCAGCCACCAGTTCGGAGCGAGCGGGACGGGCTTGCCCGTGTAGGGACAGGCCACCGTGCGCGCCCAGATGTAGGCCACACCGACCACTCCGGTCCCGGCCTCGACGGCTGAGAACAGTGGGCGCAACTGCCTCTGAAGTCGCTTGACGAGGCGGTTGCCGTACTTCTGGACATCGTCCTTTAGAGATGGTCCGAAGGCGAAGGGGTAGTCGAGCGTTCCCCGGAGAATGGAGCATGCGACGGGATTCAGTTCGACGGCATGGGTATCGAAACCATAGCGGGTTCCCTCGAAGGGAATCGAGCCACCCCCGGCAAACGGATCGAGTACGGCGAGCCGGGACTTGCCCCAAGCGAACTTGAGGAGATGCTGGAGCGAGTCCAGCATCTCCGAAGAAGGACTTACTGTGAAAGCGCGATCATGCGTGTAAGGATTGCTGATCCACTGCCCCGATTCGCGCGCGCGGGCCAACTTCGCTCTGGCCGCGACCGGATCCCCGAAGATCCCGCAGAGCCGAACGAACCAATCTTCGTATTCCTTCGCTGATCGGAACGGTAACTCTCTCTCTCTCTCTCTCTCTCTCTCTCTCTCTCTCTCTCTCTCTCTCTCTCTCAAGAATCGTGCCAGACTCTCGCTCCACGTCGGCAGCACGCTGGCCAGAAGCGCCGCCCGGCTGGCCGTGAGCGGCCGTCTGGCCCACCAGACGTGGAGCCGG
The sequence above is a segment of the Candidatus Palauibacter australiensis genome. Coding sequences within it:
- a CDS encoding DUF1156 domain-containing protein; translated protein: MLDSLQHLLKFAWGKSRLAVLDPFAGGGSIPFEGTRYGFDTHAVELNPVACSILRGTLDYPFAFGPSLKDDVQKYGNRLVKRLQRQLRPLFSAVEAGTGVVGVAYIWARTVACPYTGKPVPLAPNWWLARSVASGKAILPSFEENADRATFRVVDVEDGTGPRGFDPAHGTVRRGTGRSPWASDQAIEGDYIKAEAQAGRMGSQLYCVAIKKPRGGFDYRPPNDEDMEAVEMAEAELARKRPLWDARGWVPGEAIPSGLKSDEPRRYGMYAWSDMFSPRQLLALCSYVEALHELTPEIESELPKDRAKAVVTYLGMVLSKAVNYNSYLASWHTGRAVMRGVFDRHDFSFKWTYGEFDASRNLFPWGLDQVCDAYKGIAKLAEPAHRIFKQTEAPVPVKVTRASASDLSHVPDGSIDVVLTDPPYYDNVMYGELSDFFYVWLKRTLGRVHPDLFADDLANKDDEAVANPARFASMGRKKKQLAAADYERKMAASFREARRVLTDDGVLTVMFTHKKVEAWDTLAMSLLEAGFAIHSSWPVHTESEHGLHQAKKNAALSTILLTCRKRPQATEPAWWDDIRGRVRRTARETAEELQGRGISGVDLYIATFGPTLAILSESWPVLTSEVDEKTGEPNRLRPDVALDLARAEVVELRKRGLLGRDTRFDSVTDWYLMAWDAFKAVEFPGDEARKLALALGLDLESDLVAGNRLLRKKGASVVLLAPSARRGRGRVDPDSDMFSVWIDAAHTAMLLYADEGANAAESFLNRAGFRRDATFESLVRALVRAVPRVKKNGKLVRPEARALDGLRLAFFPDVDAPPDPEAKVTQGALPLADG
- a CDS encoding helicase-related protein, which codes for MSLPSHRFRLTYGASDDRLHDFYLPALERSVRYRRSAGYFSSSALAVAAAGVARLVENGGSMRLLCGADLSPDDVNAIMWGESRRGTVENAAERAMLGALERDEGDLESDLEARLEIMAWLVARGRLEIRVVLPVGANDLPIPRPDSQEYYHPKEGIFEDAAGNKLAFSGSSNESLRGWRQNYETFQVFTSWEHGEGQHRIPALEGYITPIERRFESLWRGQDAGWIALPLPEAVHQNLIKRAPAKRRIVDPLERRPSPEERTAFRFVRHAPFMPGASRIGIETAAVTPWPHQNRVIDAVVEQFPKSFLFCDEVGLGKTIEAGLALRQLIITGRVRRSLILAPASVVRQWQEELWEKCALNFPRYERGTLIDVHGGETPLTGSPWEQADHLIASSQLAKRRDRREEVLKPVWDLVLVDEAHHARRREFGTRTPRHNHLLQLLSGTREGPGIKDRTRCLYLLTATPMQVDPVEVWDLLKLLGLEGRWGAGEDYFLRFFEQLRTPPGQRDWPFLLEMTRDYFDTGGRLDPAFEEMASRRLGPVSWNAVKDLPKTIKAPAKVKALDPAARHILGQMVRHHTPIRTFVWRNGRGLLHRYRERGILAERVPKRNPTNEWIAFTPVEQDLYDRIEEYISHFYRLYEERRKGLGFVMTVYRRRLTSSFHAARASLGRRRGFLMDPDAEVSGALSEEDLEQDDLGLDAAEDLAAPDAEARRIELEYLDDFIGELEALTVDSKLEFLKGQLGRIFLSRDSAILFTQYTDTMDYLRDSLRAVYGSGVACYSGRGGESWDGERWILRSKEAIKEEFRKGETIRLLLCTESASEGLNLQTCGVLINYDMPWNPMRVEQRIGRIDRIGQRHDEVHVHNYFFKDTVEAKVYERLSARIDWFEDVVGTLQPILHNVGRAIGKLAMMERDERDAAFGDTVSELESQAGSRDRTAIDLDELVDHSVPASVESASPVTLADIERLFLNSEWTRHRLQPHETIDGAYWLHPDPNNRAVTFRPPVFDRHPSSVELLTYGNPTFDDLLLEVAEPSGDESADPSPAEAGAALVLHDSGSPPVAVCVVKEKSGVYRAATFEEYEQAASKQDANWSDSEGQRASAVLRQARARVEEEATAVSHRMRRAKLRGLREEARRILLHSAHIFEAREGLFAASGLERLRREGVPYRALIKLAGGSIPPMTPSDPYRLSLEGKADAVLTRNLNGLKEQGMEVLRRYAAASEG